From Candidatus Acidulodesulfobacterium acidiphilum, a single genomic window includes:
- a CDS encoding NAD-dependent epimerase/dehydratase family protein, which yields MKILVTGGAGFIGSHIVDMLADNNHEVAIIDNLSSGFEYNVNKTAKLIRSDINDFNGIEKIFSEEKPDIIYHLAAQIDVRKSVADPIFDARTNIMATINLIKLSNDFKIKKFIFSSTGGAIYGDTDDRPTKETHAEWPLSPYGIAKLTADKFLNFYHEVYGLKYISLRYGNVYGPRQNPHGEAGVVAIFLNKMLKKEQPVINGDGEQTRDYVYVKDVAEANILALKYIDKVGIYNVGTSIEISVNTLFEEINKNFNKSFKQVHGPAKQGEQKTSCLDIGKIEKDLGFKPKVNFGEGIKMTYEWFKEKKC from the coding sequence ATGAAAATATTGGTAACTGGGGGAGCGGGATTTATAGGCAGCCATATAGTCGATATGCTTGCGGATAATAATCATGAGGTTGCGATAATCGATAATCTTTCAAGCGGTTTTGAATATAACGTCAATAAAACTGCAAAATTAATACGGTCGGATATTAACGATTTTAACGGAATTGAAAAAATATTTTCGGAAGAAAAGCCGGATATAATATATCATTTAGCTGCCCAGATAGACGTCAGAAAGTCCGTTGCCGATCCTATTTTCGATGCCAGGACTAATATTATGGCAACCATTAATTTAATTAAACTTTCTAACGATTTTAAGATTAAAAAGTTCATTTTTTCTTCAACCGGCGGAGCTATATATGGAGATACGGACGATAGGCCTACAAAAGAAACTCATGCGGAATGGCCGCTATCTCCTTACGGCATAGCAAAGCTTACTGCAGATAAATTTTTAAATTTTTATCATGAAGTTTACGGATTAAAATATATTTCTCTGCGTTACGGCAACGTTTACGGTCCAAGGCAAAATCCCCACGGCGAAGCGGGGGTAGTCGCTATTTTTTTAAATAAAATGCTAAAAAAAGAGCAGCCGGTAATAAACGGAGACGGGGAGCAGACTAGAGATTATGTATACGTTAAAGACGTTGCCGAGGCGAATATTTTAGCTCTTAAATATATCGATAAAGTCGGCATATATAATGTCGGAACATCTATAGAAATCAGCGTTAACACTTTATTTGAAGAAATTAATAAAAATTTTAATAAAAGTTTTAAACAGGTTCACGGTCCTGCTAAGCAGGGAGAGCAGAAAACAAGCTGTTTAGATATCGGAAAGATAGAAAAAGACCTTGGTTTTAAGCCTAAAGTAAATTTCGGCGAAGGTATTAAAATGACGTATGAATGGTTTAAGGAAAAAAAATGTTGA
- the hemB gene encoding porphobilinogen synthase, with product MNLNYPFVRPRRLRNSPQLLKLVQETKLDPSKFIMPYFVSHGKGIKEPIGTMPGQFRYSIDELLKELQKVEDLKIGGILLFGIPEHKDEFASEAYSDNGIMQQTVKAVKDGYPDILIINDVCMCDYTSHGHCGIVDEKGYVKNDETLEYLAKISVSYAKAGSDIIAPSDMMDGRIRKIRESLDDEGFVNIPIMSYSSKYASAFYSPFRDAADCFPKFGDRKSYQMDPANSDEAVLETELDLEEGADIIMVKPALSYLDIIYKIKQTFKRPLAAYNVSGEYSMVKAAAKMGYVDEELAVLETLTSMKRAGADIIITYFSLYAAKLIG from the coding sequence TTAAAATTAGTTCAAGAGACTAAATTGGACCCGTCAAAATTTATTATGCCTTATTTCGTTTCGCACGGAAAAGGAATTAAGGAACCTATAGGCACTATGCCCGGGCAGTTTCGCTATTCTATAGACGAACTTTTAAAAGAACTTCAAAAAGTCGAAGATTTAAAAATAGGCGGCATACTTCTTTTCGGTATTCCGGAGCATAAAGACGAATTTGCGTCCGAGGCTTATTCTGATAACGGAATAATGCAGCAGACCGTGAAAGCCGTAAAAGACGGATATCCCGATATTTTAATTATTAACGACGTATGCATGTGCGATTATACTTCGCACGGCCATTGCGGTATAGTCGATGAAAAAGGTTACGTTAAAAATGACGAAACGTTGGAATATCTTGCAAAAATTAGCGTTTCTTACGCAAAAGCAGGTTCGGATATTATAGCCCCTTCGGATATGATGGACGGAAGGATAAGAAAAATAAGGGAATCTTTAGACGATGAAGGATTTGTAAATATACCTATAATGTCTTATTCTTCAAAATATGCTTCCGCATTTTATTCGCCTTTTAGAGATGCAGCCGACTGTTTCCCTAAATTCGGCGACAGAAAATCATATCAAATGGATCCGGCGAATTCAGACGAAGCGGTACTGGAAACCGAGCTTGATTTAGAAGAAGGCGCGGATATCATTATGGTAAAACCGGCGTTAAGCTATCTGGATATAATTTACAAAATAAAACAGACTTTTAAAAGACCTCTTGCCGCTTATAACGTATCGGGAGAATATTCCATGGTAAAGGCCGCCGCTAAAATGGGTTACGTCGACGAAGAACTTGCGGTTTTAGAAACGCTTACTTCTATGAAAAGGGCGGGCGCCGATATTATTATAACCTATTTTTCGCTTTATGCCGCAAAACTGATCGGATAA